From a region of the Coprococcus comes ATCC 27758 genome:
- a CDS encoding glycoside hydrolase family 65 protein, translated as MSREMFSGNLRNRLHSDEWLIWQDQYEAKENLKYESLFALSNGYLGIRGSHEEGTKITLPYLYINGVFDKSETFMRELSTLPNWLGIRLYVEKELIGIEDCEILEFSRVLDMKGAFLGKRVRLKDSKGRETLIEGIRFVSRNNVHRMGIRLYVTPLNYSGIIEVESIIDGTIINFYDAPRFKVKHTYMTANEKLAADGCYVEVATRENHLHVGCGCRIEAYADGKQILGNRMISRFGEQSVEFGDIHVEEGKEVEIVKYVSMYTERECPAYALHTTIEKEIEGFVETGFDQELKAHEDVYKKMWENADIQITGDDELNRAVRFNIFHLMSTGNEHDDNVNVGAKLLTGEEYGGHAFWDTELFMLPFFSWVFPKTAQNLENYRYHLLDAARANAHKNGYKGAQYPWESADDGTEQCPDWTIEPDGTCYRCYVAVYEHHVTAAVAYGIYNYVKITQDMDFLYSKGAEILTETARFWASRCEYNKEQDRYEINQVTGPDEWHEPVNNNLYTNYLARWNLGYVLSLLASIKKENQEAYDILIEKTGLTEAETAHWKEVQEKMYLPRKEGTRLLEQFEGYFELDNVTIEKYDENDWPVRPDALKTKRARETQINKQADVVMLLHLMGNEFDEETIKENYAYYEKRTLHGSSLSPSIFSVMGLKVGDDSKAYRYLRRAAFIDLLNMQGNTREGIHAANTGGVWQTIVFGFAGVAQREDGMLKVHPNMPKEWQGLTFRLHYRGAWLEITADGSNQAKVIRLAGEPVEAEINGKVTTI; from the coding sequence ATGAGCAGAGAAATGTTTTCAGGAAATCTGAGAAACAGATTACATAGCGATGAATGGCTCATCTGGCAGGATCAGTATGAGGCAAAAGAGAATCTCAAATATGAGAGTTTGTTTGCACTTTCCAATGGCTACCTCGGAATCCGGGGAAGTCATGAGGAAGGAACAAAGATTACACTTCCATATCTTTATATCAATGGAGTGTTTGACAAGTCAGAGACATTTATGCGTGAACTTTCCACACTTCCGAACTGGCTTGGAATCAGACTTTATGTAGAAAAAGAATTGATTGGAATTGAAGACTGTGAAATTTTGGAATTTTCAAGAGTGCTTGATATGAAAGGAGCTTTTCTTGGAAAGAGAGTTCGTCTGAAGGACTCAAAAGGAAGAGAGACTTTGATCGAAGGAATCCGGTTTGTGAGCAGAAACAATGTACACAGGATGGGAATCCGGCTTTATGTGACACCGCTCAACTACAGTGGAATTATTGAAGTAGAAAGTATTATTGATGGTACGATCATTAATTTTTATGATGCACCACGCTTTAAGGTAAAACATACTTATATGACAGCGAATGAAAAGCTGGCAGCAGATGGATGTTATGTGGAAGTTGCAACCAGAGAAAATCATCTGCATGTAGGTTGTGGATGCCGTATCGAAGCTTATGCAGATGGAAAACAGATTCTTGGAAACAGAATGATAAGCAGATTTGGTGAGCAGAGTGTGGAATTTGGTGATATCCATGTAGAAGAAGGAAAAGAAGTAGAAATCGTAAAATATGTTTCGATGTATACAGAAAGAGAATGTCCGGCTTATGCTCTTCATACAACAATCGAAAAAGAAATTGAAGGATTTGTTGAAACGGGATTTGATCAGGAACTGAAAGCGCATGAAGATGTTTATAAGAAGATGTGGGAAAATGCAGATATTCAGATTACAGGGGATGATGAATTGAACCGTGCAGTCCGTTTTAACATCTTCCATCTGATGAGTACGGGAAACGAACATGATGACAATGTGAATGTTGGGGCAAAGCTTTTAACAGGAGAAGAATATGGTGGACATGCTTTCTGGGATACCGAACTTTTTATGCTTCCGTTTTTCTCATGGGTATTTCCGAAGACTGCACAGAATCTGGAAAATTACAGATACCATCTTCTGGATGCAGCGCGTGCAAATGCACATAAGAATGGATATAAAGGAGCACAGTATCCGTGGGAGTCAGCAGATGATGGTACAGAGCAGTGTCCGGACTGGACCATTGAGCCGGATGGAACCTGTTATAGATGTTATGTTGCGGTATATGAGCATCATGTAACAGCAGCAGTTGCTTATGGAATCTATAATTATGTTAAGATCACGCAGGATATGGATTTCCTTTACAGCAAAGGAGCGGAGATTCTGACAGAGACAGCAAGATTTTGGGCAAGCCGTTGTGAGTACAACAAAGAGCAGGATCGTTATGAAATCAATCAGGTAACGGGACCGGATGAATGGCATGAACCGGTTAATAATAACCTCTATACCAATTATCTGGCGAGATGGAATCTCGGATATGTTCTTTCACTGCTTGCATCAATCAAGAAAGAGAATCAGGAAGCGTATGATATCCTGATCGAAAAGACAGGACTTACAGAGGCGGAAACTGCACACTGGAAAGAAGTGCAGGAAAAGATGTATCTGCCAAGAAAAGAAGGCACAAGACTTCTGGAACAGTTTGAAGGATATTTCGAGCTTGATAATGTAACAATCGAAAAATATGATGAGAATGACTGGCCAGTACGTCCGGATGCACTTAAGACAAAAAGAGCAAGAGAGACACAGATCAATAAGCAGGCAGATGTTGTTATGCTGTTACACCTTATGGGAAATGAATTTGATGAAGAAACGATTAAAGAAAACTACGCTTATTACGAAAAGCGTACACTTCATGGTTCTTCATTGAGTCCGAGTATTTTCTCTGTTATGGGGCTTAAAGTAGGGGATGATTCAAAAGCATATCGGTATCTTCGCCGCGCAGCCTTTATTGACCTGTTGAATATGCAGGGAAATACAAGAGAAGGAATCCATGCGGCAAATACTGGTGGAGTATGGCAGACAATTGTATTTGGGTTTGCAGGTGTAGCGCAAAGAGAAGATGGTATGTTGAAAGTTCATCCGAATATGCCAAAGGAATGGCAGGGATTAACATTCCGTCTGCATTATAGAGGGGCATGGCTTGAAATTACGGCAGATGGAAGTAATCAGGCAAAGGTCATTCGTCTTGCAGGAGAACCTGTAGAAGCTGAAATAAATGGAAAAGTAACAACAATCTAA
- a CDS encoding DMT family transporter, translating to MKKWLAIGGLILVTVIWGGGFVASDMALGSMKPFQIMMVRFLLASVLMGMISMGQHKKEGKLEKRAGAIKAGILMGIALFAGFALQIIGLQYTTPSKNAFLTALNVVIVPFIAFIILKKKVGMKGIIGAIMSVIGVALLSLNGNLTLSLGDGLTLLCAVGFAFQIFFTGEFVKKYPASVLNMVQMITAFVLSAVSLVIFGENDFQVTTQGWLSVLYLGVISTTVCYLLQTACQKYVDETKAAIVLSMESVFGTIFSIIILHEVITLRMVIGCAIILAAVIISNLSETEGEAKDEEIQCSNF from the coding sequence ATGAAAAAATGGCTGGCAATCGGAGGACTTATACTGGTTACGGTCATATGGGGAGGCGGCTTTGTCGCAAGTGATATGGCACTGGGAAGCATGAAGCCTTTCCAGATTATGATGGTAAGATTTTTGTTGGCATCTGTGCTGATGGGGATGATCAGCATGGGACAGCATAAAAAAGAAGGGAAACTTGAGAAGCGTGCAGGTGCAATAAAAGCAGGTATTCTGATGGGAATTGCACTTTTTGCAGGATTTGCACTTCAGATTATCGGTCTGCAATATACAACACCTTCCAAAAATGCATTCCTTACAGCACTGAATGTAGTTATAGTGCCGTTCATTGCATTTATAATTTTGAAGAAGAAAGTAGGCATGAAAGGAATCATTGGAGCAATCATGTCCGTTATTGGAGTAGCACTGCTTTCTTTGAATGGAAATCTTACACTGAGTCTGGGAGATGGTCTTACACTTCTCTGTGCGGTAGGATTTGCGTTCCAAATCTTTTTTACCGGAGAATTTGTGAAAAAATATCCGGCATCTGTACTGAACATGGTGCAGATGATCACAGCATTTGTATTATCGGCAGTCAGTCTTGTGATTTTTGGAGAGAACGATTTTCAGGTTACAACACAGGGATGGTTAAGTGTTTTGTATCTGGGAGTAATCAGTACGACTGTATGTTATCTGCTCCAGACCGCATGCCAGAAGTATGTAGATGAGACAAAAGCAGCGATTGTACTTTCAATGGAATCTGTATTTGGAACGATTTTTTCTATCATCATTCTGCATGAAGTGATTACACTTCGCATGGTGATCGGATGTGCGATCATCCTAGCCGCTGTCATCATTTCTAACTTGTCTGAAACAGAAGGAGAAGCAAAAGATGAAGAAATACAATGCAGTAATTTTTGA
- the pgmB gene encoding beta-phosphoglucomutase: MKKYNAVIFDLDGVICHTDKYHYQAWKAVADELGIYFDEEINNRLRGVSRMESFEIILERYEGEMSEEEKECWTTKKNDIYKELLKNMSPADLSAEVKETLDDLRANGYKLAIGSSSKNARFILGQLGLGEYFDAISDGNNISKSKPDPEVFVKAAEYVDEQVDKCLVVEDAKAGLQAAIAGGMDCAAIGDAVASGLGTYNLSAFADLLKVTAK, encoded by the coding sequence ATGAAGAAATACAATGCAGTAATTTTTGATTTGGATGGGGTAATCTGTCATACAGATAAATATCATTATCAAGCATGGAAAGCAGTTGCAGATGAACTGGGAATCTATTTTGATGAAGAAATCAATAATCGACTCAGAGGGGTGAGCCGTATGGAAAGTTTTGAAATTATTCTGGAACGCTATGAAGGAGAAATGAGCGAAGAAGAGAAAGAATGCTGGACAACAAAGAAAAATGATATCTATAAAGAACTTCTGAAAAATATGAGTCCTGCAGATCTGTCTGCAGAAGTAAAGGAAACATTGGATGATCTTCGTGCGAATGGATATAAACTGGCGATTGGATCATCCAGTAAAAACGCAAGATTTATTCTCGGGCAGTTGGGACTTGGAGAGTATTTCGATGCAATTTCAGACGGAAATAATATTTCAAAATCAAAGCCGGATCCGGAAGTATTTGTGAAAGCAGCAGAGTATGTAGACGAACAGGTTGATAAGTGTTTGGTTGTAGAAGACGCAAAAGCAGGACTGCAGGCAGCAATCGCAGGGGGAATGGATTGTGCTGCTATCGGGGATGCAGTTGCAAGCGGACTTGGAACCTATAATCTGTCTGCATTTGCAGATCTTCTGAAAGTTACGGCTAAGTAA
- a CDS encoding M20/M25/M40 family metallo-hydrolase yields the protein MNEKFLNNLLNSISVSGYEEQVQDIVTEEMKEYTDEICRDEMQNLTCILNPENDVRIMLSAHADEIGLMISNIREDGRLQVIDRGGIVPATYPGRQVRIKTKNGEVYGVVEAYRDLFKEENLGTKHFLIDIGAKDREDALKNVSLGDPIVPDTHIRKMKNGKFTARALDDRLGVYIIMEAIKRAKELGCKVGVYGASTTGEETTKTGAFWTSTRINPTLAIVVDVTYTSDCSGMNPAEMGTVLLGGGPVLCNSPIVVKTLNAKMEECAKKVGIPVQREAASRLSYTDGDKIHFSNQGVPMVLVSIPLRYMHMPAEVADEKDVEGCVELIAQFLANYNA from the coding sequence ATGAATGAAAAATTTTTAAATAACCTTCTTAACAGTATTTCGGTATCGGGTTATGAGGAGCAGGTGCAGGATATTGTAACAGAAGAAATGAAAGAATATACAGATGAGATTTGCCGTGATGAGATGCAAAATCTAACATGTATTCTGAATCCGGAAAACGATGTACGTATCATGCTTTCGGCACATGCAGATGAAATCGGACTTATGATTTCGAACATCCGGGAAGATGGAAGACTGCAGGTGATTGACCGAGGCGGAATTGTTCCGGCAACTTATCCGGGACGTCAGGTGCGTATCAAGACAAAAAACGGAGAGGTTTACGGTGTTGTCGAAGCATATCGTGATTTGTTCAAAGAAGAAAATCTGGGAACAAAGCATTTTCTGATCGATATTGGGGCGAAAGATAGAGAAGATGCTTTAAAGAATGTAAGTCTGGGAGATCCGATTGTTCCGGATACACATATTCGTAAGATGAAAAATGGTAAATTTACAGCCAGAGCATTGGATGACAGACTTGGTGTTTATATCATTATGGAAGCAATCAAGAGAGCGAAAGAGCTTGGATGTAAAGTTGGTGTCTATGGAGCTTCTACAACTGGAGAGGAGACAACGAAAACCGGAGCTTTCTGGACAAGTACACGGATTAATCCGACACTTGCGATTGTTGTGGATGTGACTTACACAAGCGACTGCAGTGGAATGAATCCGGCTGAGATGGGAACGGTTCTTCTGGGGGGTGGACCGGTTCTTTGCAACAGTCCGATCGTGGTAAAAACTTTAAATGCCAAAATGGAAGAATGTGCAAAAAAAGTAGGAATTCCAGTTCAGAGAGAAGCTGCAAGCAGGCTTAGTTATACGGATGGAGATAAGATTCATTTTTCAAATCAGGGTGTACCGATGGTATTGGTATCAATCCCGCTTCGTTATATGCACATGCCTGCAGAGGTAGCAGATGAAAAAGATGTGGAAGGTTGTGTGGAATTGATAGCACAGTTTCTTGCAAACTATAATGCGTAG
- a CDS encoding cell wall hydrolase, whose translation MKKRLKAFSRTTIALLTAALVCSPFTKAYADDTVDSLEKQTNGLQNQLDSLNQDLTSLSAEITDLASKIEDTDASVQKAELDLAAAKLDEQLQYDAMKKRIKYMYETGNTSLLQIIFSSESMGDFLNKAEFVKNITEYDRNMLDELQKVHELVAKKDSDLKAEQASLAEMKTNLDQQEQELNDKISSTSGELQASSEALAKAKEAQAAAAAALKKKQEEEAAEQQRQAEAAQTAANNTSSSSGNTDSGSSGGNTTITVPDTPAETTDLVLFAAILQCEAGGYNYDGILAVATVIMNRVASPLYPNTISGVVYQSGQFAPTWDGSLSRVLQSGPVSLCYQVAQEALGGARLASVSGCYQFRSASTGMSGINVGGNVFF comes from the coding sequence ATGAAGAAAAGGTTAAAAGCATTTTCAAGGACAACCATCGCACTCCTTACCGCTGCCCTGGTCTGTTCCCCGTTTACAAAAGCTTACGCCGATGACACTGTAGACTCTCTCGAAAAGCAGACAAACGGTCTTCAGAACCAGCTCGACTCTCTGAATCAGGACCTTACTAGTCTCAGCGCTGAGATCACAGATCTTGCATCAAAAATTGAGGATACGGATGCTTCCGTACAGAAAGCAGAACTGGATCTTGCCGCCGCAAAACTGGACGAGCAGTTACAGTATGATGCTATGAAGAAAAGAATCAAATATATGTACGAAACAGGAAATACGTCACTCTTGCAGATCATCTTTTCTTCTGAAAGCATGGGAGATTTCTTAAACAAAGCAGAATTTGTCAAGAACATTACAGAATACGACAGAAATATGCTGGATGAATTACAGAAGGTTCACGAGCTTGTCGCTAAAAAGGACTCTGATCTGAAAGCAGAGCAGGCTTCTCTGGCAGAGATGAAAACAAATCTCGACCAACAGGAACAGGAACTGAATGATAAGATTTCCTCTACTTCCGGTGAACTTCAGGCTTCATCCGAAGCACTGGCAAAAGCAAAAGAAGCACAGGCAGCCGCTGCTGCCGCACTTAAGAAAAAACAGGAAGAAGAAGCTGCAGAACAACAACGACAGGCAGAAGCTGCACAGACTGCTGCCAATAATACTTCAAGCAGCTCCGGGAACACGGATTCCGGTAGTTCCGGCGGCAATACGACGATTACAGTTCCGGATACTCCTGCCGAGACCACAGATCTGGTTCTCTTTGCTGCAATTCTGCAGTGTGAAGCCGGCGGTTACAATTATGACGGTATTCTTGCCGTTGCTACAGTCATCATGAACCGTGTAGCGAGTCCGCTGTATCCGAATACGATCAGCGGTGTCGTCTACCAGAGCGGTCAGTTTGCTCCAACCTGGGACGGAAGCTTAAGCCGCGTCTTGCAAAGCGGACCTGTATCCTTATGCTATCAGGTCGCTCAGGAAGCGCTCGGCGGAGCACGGCTTGCATCCGTAAGCGGATGTTACCAGTTCCGAAGCGCAAGTACCGGAATGTCCGGGATCAACGTTGGGGGAAATGTATTTTTCTAA
- a CDS encoding Cof-type HAD-IIB family hydrolase, with the protein MKKIKMIGLDLDGTLLNDKKELTSHTREILTRAIDQGVTVLVATGRPVTGIPEVLRNFPGMRYALTSNGGRILDLQEEKVLYANMLSYEMGAAILKIFGDYDTFKEIYFDGRGFVQADELLKVGEYLRNPAMADYIRTTRKGITSLWEKMEEMNGHEMDKIHALFKSQDERLEAKQRIMELGDLSISDSMGTNLEINAPGVNKGMGLIQLGRLLGIEREEIMACGDGNNDLMMLKEVGFGVAMANGADEVKEVADYITLSNEEDGVAAAIEKFVLNPERG; encoded by the coding sequence ATGAAAAAGATAAAAATGATAGGGCTTGATCTGGATGGTACTTTACTGAATGATAAGAAAGAACTGACCAGTCATACAAGAGAAATACTTACACGTGCGATCGACCAGGGGGTAACAGTGCTGGTCGCAACAGGGCGTCCGGTGACAGGGATCCCGGAAGTGCTCCGGAATTTCCCGGGGATGCGGTACGCATTGACATCGAACGGCGGAAGGATCCTGGATTTACAGGAAGAAAAAGTACTTTATGCCAATATGCTCTCTTATGAGATGGGAGCAGCGATCCTTAAGATTTTTGGAGATTATGATACGTTCAAGGAGATCTATTTTGATGGAAGAGGTTTCGTACAGGCAGATGAACTTTTGAAAGTCGGAGAGTATCTGCGGAATCCTGCGATGGCAGATTATATCCGAACCACCCGCAAAGGCATTACGAGTCTCTGGGAGAAGATGGAAGAGATGAATGGGCATGAGATGGATAAGATCCATGCACTTTTTAAGAGCCAGGACGAACGGCTGGAAGCAAAGCAGCGGATCATGGAGCTTGGGGATTTAAGCATCAGTGATTCGATGGGAACGAACCTGGAGATCAATGCACCGGGAGTCAACAAAGGAATGGGACTGATTCAGCTTGGCAGGCTTCTTGGAATTGAACGAGAAGAGATCATGGCATGCGGGGATGGCAACAATGACCTGATGATGTTAAAAGAAGTCGGATTTGGTGTTGCGATGGCAAACGGAGCAGATGAAGTAAAAGAGGTGGCAGATTATATCACATTGTCCAATGAGGAGGATGGTGTGGCGGCTGCCATTGAAAAATTTGTATTGAATCCCGAGAGGGGATAG
- a CDS encoding undecaprenyl-diphosphate phosphatase translates to MLDVLIAVILGIVEGITEWLPISSTGHMILVEQFLHMSTSHEFNSMFRVVIQLGAIMAVVVLYFNKLNPFSKRKSAKQKRNTINLWCKIVVACLPAAVIGLLFDDILDKYLYNYVVVALMLIIYGIFFILIEKKNEHTRPQVTKLTELTYQMALIIGGFQVLALIPGTSRSGATILGALLIGTSRYVATEFTFYLAIPVMFGASILKVIKFGFHYTAIEVVILLVGCLVAFFVSVFAIKFLMGYIKKHDFKAFGYYRIVLGVLVLLYFLIFG, encoded by the coding sequence ATGTTAGATGTTTTAATTGCTGTCATTCTGGGTATCGTGGAAGGTATCACAGAATGGCTTCCAATCAGTAGTACAGGGCATATGATTCTGGTAGAGCAGTTCTTACATATGAGTACAAGTCATGAATTCAACAGTATGTTCCGTGTTGTGATCCAGCTCGGTGCAATTATGGCGGTCGTTGTTCTGTATTTCAATAAGCTGAATCCGTTTTCAAAGAGAAAATCAGCGAAGCAGAAGAGAAATACAATCAACCTGTGGTGCAAGATCGTTGTGGCTTGTCTGCCGGCAGCTGTGATCGGGCTGTTATTTGATGATATCCTTGACAAGTATCTTTACAATTATGTAGTTGTTGCACTGATGCTGATCATTTATGGTATCTTCTTCATTCTGATCGAGAAAAAGAATGAACACACCAGACCGCAGGTTACAAAGCTGACAGAGCTTACCTATCAGATGGCACTGATCATCGGAGGCTTCCAGGTCCTGGCACTGATCCCGGGTACTTCACGTTCAGGAGCAACCATCCTTGGAGCACTGCTCATCGGAACTTCCCGCTATGTGGCAACAGAATTTACCTTCTACCTTGCAATCCCGGTTATGTTCGGAGCAAGTATCTTAAAGGTTATCAAATTCGGATTCCATTATACCGCGATCGAAGTGGTCATTTTGCTTGTGGGATGCCTGGTAGCGTTCTTCGTATCCGTATTTGCAATCAAGTTTTTGATGGGATATATCAAGAAGCATGACTTTAAGGCATTCGGTTATTACCGTATTGTACTTGGAGTTCTGGTACTTCTTTATTTCCTGATTTTCGGCTAA
- a CDS encoding basic amino acid ABC transporter substrate-binding protein — protein MKMKKVISVVLACACVFSFAACGSKSDSSKSDSAKSDKKEKLVMATNAEFPPFEYYDGDEVVGIDAEFAAAIADKLGMDLKIEDMAFDSIIPAVQSGKADIGAAGMTVTEDRATQVDFSDSYYTGVQVIIVTDDSDITEPDDLKGKKIGVQQGTTGDIYSTDDFGDDNVERFNKGMEAVQALQQGKIDAVIIDNQPAKTFVEENEGLKILETSYVEEDYALAIKKGNDDLVKKVNDAIKELKEDGTFDKIVAKYITD, from the coding sequence ATGAAAATGAAAAAAGTAATCAGTGTTGTACTTGCATGTGCATGTGTATTCAGTTTTGCAGCTTGTGGATCAAAGAGTGATTCATCAAAGAGTGACTCTGCAAAATCAGACAAGAAAGAAAAGCTTGTTATGGCTACAAACGCAGAATTCCCGCCATTTGAATACTATGACGGAGACGAAGTTGTCGGAATCGATGCAGAATTCGCAGCAGCGATCGCTGACAAGCTTGGAATGGATCTGAAGATCGAAGATATGGCATTTGACTCTATTATCCCGGCTGTTCAGAGCGGAAAAGCAGATATCGGAGCAGCAGGTATGACTGTAACAGAAGACCGTGCTACACAGGTTGATTTTTCTGACAGCTATTATACAGGAGTTCAGGTTATCATTGTAACAGATGACAGTGATATTACAGAACCGGATGATCTGAAAGGAAAGAAGATTGGTGTTCAGCAGGGAACAACAGGGGATATTTATTCTACAGATGATTTCGGTGATGATAATGTAGAGCGTTTCAACAAAGGTATGGAAGCTGTACAGGCTCTGCAGCAGGGCAAGATCGATGCAGTGATCATTGATAACCAGCCGGCTAAGACATTCGTAGAAGAAAATGAAGGTCTGAAGATCCTGGAGACTTCTTATGTAGAAGAAGACTATGCACTGGCAATCAAAAAAGGTAATGATGATCTGGTTAAGAAAGTCAATGATGCGATCAAAGAGTTAAAAGAAGATGGAACATTTGATAAAATCGTTGCAAAATATATTACAGACTAA
- a CDS encoding amino acid ABC transporter permease — protein MSDFKARFIMNFIKDDRWHYIADGLKVTLIVTFCAVLIGVVLGFLLAIVRSTYDKTGKLKLLNLICQIYITVIRGTPVVVQLLIIYFVIFASVDVSKTIVAILAFGMNSSAYVAEIFRSGIMAVDNGQFEAGRSLGFNYRQTMIYIIMPQAFKNVLPALGNEFIVLLKETSVAGYIALQDLTKGGDIIRSRTYDALMPLMAVAIIYLVMVMIFSKLVSMLERRLRNSDH, from the coding sequence ATGAGTGATTTTAAAGCAAGATTTATAATGAATTTTATAAAAGATGACAGATGGCACTACATTGCAGACGGACTTAAGGTTACATTAATTGTAACCTTTTGTGCTGTCCTGATCGGTGTAGTTCTCGGATTCCTTCTGGCAATTGTCCGTTCCACATATGATAAGACCGGCAAGCTGAAGCTCCTGAATCTGATCTGCCAGATTTACATCACGGTCATCCGTGGTACACCGGTTGTTGTACAGCTGCTTATCATTTACTTTGTAATTTTTGCAAGTGTGGATGTCAGTAAGACGATCGTAGCGATTCTGGCATTTGGTATGAACTCCAGTGCTTATGTTGCTGAGATTTTCCGTTCCGGTATTATGGCAGTTGATAACGGACAGTTTGAGGCAGGACGAAGCCTTGGATTTAATTATCGTCAGACAATGATCTATATTATCATGCCGCAGGCGTTTAAAAATGTCCTTCCGGCACTTGGAAACGAATTTATCGTTCTCTTAAAAGAGACTTCTGTTGCCGGATATATTGCCCTTCAGGATCTGACAAAGGGTGGAGATATCATCCGAAGCAGAACCTACGATGCGCTTATGCCGCTGATGGCAGTTGCGATCATTTACCTGGTTATGGTTATGATCTTCAGTAAACTGGTAAGTATGCTGGAAAGGAGGCTAAGGAACAGTGACCACTAA
- a CDS encoding amino acid ABC transporter ATP-binding protein — protein sequence MTTNGDVLIRVENLQKAFGDFHALNGITEEIHKGEVVVIIGPSGSGKSTFLRSLNLLEVPTGGHIYFEGVDITDAKVDIDKHRQKMGMVFQHFNLFPHKTILENITLAPIKLLKKDKAEAEKEARVLLKRVGLEEKADSYPSQLSGGQKQRIAIVRSLAMNPDVMLFDEPTSALDPEMVGEVLELMKQLAQEGMTMVVVTHEMGFAREVADRVMFVDEGRVKEQGTPEEFFANPKDERLKEFLSKVL from the coding sequence GTGACCACTAATGGAGATGTATTGATCCGTGTAGAAAATCTGCAGAAAGCATTTGGCGATTTTCATGCACTGAATGGAATTACAGAAGAGATCCACAAAGGAGAAGTTGTGGTAATCATCGGACCGTCAGGATCCGGAAAATCTACATTCCTCCGTTCCCTGAACCTTCTGGAGGTGCCGACCGGAGGTCATATTTATTTTGAAGGTGTGGACATTACAGATGCAAAGGTAGATATCGACAAACATCGTCAGAAGATGGGAATGGTGTTCCAACACTTTAATCTTTTCCCACATAAGACGATTCTTGAAAATATCACACTGGCTCCGATCAAGCTCCTGAAAAAGGATAAAGCAGAGGCAGAAAAAGAAGCAAGAGTACTTCTTAAGAGGGTTGGACTGGAAGAGAAGGCAGATTCTTATCCGTCACAGCTTTCCGGTGGACAGAAGCAGCGGATCGCGATCGTGCGTTCCCTTGCCATGAACCCGGATGTAATGCTCTTTGATGAGCCGACATCCGCACTGGACCCGGAGATGGTTGGAGAGGTTCTGGAGCTGATGAAACAGCTTGCCCAGGAAGGCATGACCATGGTTGTTGTTACACATGAAATGGGATTTGCAAGAGAGGTTGCTGACCGTGTCATGTTTGTGGATGAAGGAAGAGTAAAAGAGCAGGGAACTCCGGAAGAGTTCTTTGCAAATCCTAAGGATGAGCGTTTAAAGGAATTCCTGTCAAAGGTTCTGTAA
- a CDS encoding phosphatase PAP2 family protein yields MPQFIIIYFGCYLFWVVNYFMASMREEKVKYQFFTADFYARLVCMLCFIFYPTTNTRPVLTGTDIWTQAVRFLYTVDKPINLFPSIHCMASWFSCIAVRKNRKISNWYKAFSVLMTVLVVISTLALRQHVWQDAAAGILLAEVTWQISRRTNGWQIYRRLTEKIANKLGNRIGMRRDGK; encoded by the coding sequence ATGCCACAGTTTATTATTATTTATTTTGGGTGTTATCTTTTCTGGGTAGTGAACTATTTCATGGCATCGATGCGGGAGGAGAAGGTGAAATACCAGTTTTTTACTGCGGATTTTTATGCGCGGCTGGTATGTATGCTGTGCTTTATTTTTTATCCGACCACGAATACGAGGCCGGTTCTGACAGGGACGGATATCTGGACGCAGGCAGTACGGTTTTTGTATACAGTTGATAAGCCAATCAACCTGTTTCCGTCCATTCACTGCATGGCAAGCTGGTTCAGCTGTATTGCGGTCAGGAAGAACCGGAAGATTTCCAACTGGTATAAAGCTTTTTCTGTCCTGATGACGGTACTGGTCGTGATATCGACACTGGCGCTTAGGCAGCATGTATGGCAGGATGCAGCAGCAGGAATTCTTCTTGCAGAAGTAACCTGGCAGATCAGCAGACGGACAAATGGATGGCAGATTTATCGGCGTCTGACAGAAAAAATAGCAAATAAACTTGGAAACCGGATAGGAATGAGGAGAGATGGAAAATAA